The DNA window AGCTTGAATCTAAAAACGAAAGCGCCGATGCGTATATAACCATTCGAAACCCATCTTCGATCAACAGCATAGAAGCATTGATGTGGGGAAATAATGATTCGGCAATGAATTCAACCGGAGTGACAGATTTGCCACATTCTGAAGGCATAGTGGCCCGATTGGCCAGAGTTTGGAAGGTACAGGAACACGGTGATGTCGGGACCGTTGATATTCGTGTTGATTTATCTGCAGCCCCAAATTCAAAAACGGCTGCTGATTTACGTGTATTAATCGATAAAAACCAAAATGGGATTTTTGGCGACGAAACAGTAGGTGGAGGCGGAATTGTAGGTACGGCAACAGACCTCGGCTCCGAAGTTTTTGAATTTACGGGGATAGACTTAAGCGACGGAGATTATTTTACCATTGGTTCCGTAGATTTAAATACACCGCTTCCTTTGGAATTATTGAGTTTTACTGCTCATTTCGACGTAAACAACAACAATGCAATTCTCAACTGGAAAACGGCATCTGAAGAGAATGTTGAAGTCTTTGAAATTGAAAAAAGTAGAGATGCTTTAAACTTCAATAAAATTGCTGATGTTTCCGTTTCGGAATCTTCAGAGCCAATTAAAAGCTATTCATTTACAGATGAGCACCCATATGAAGGTAGAAGTTTTTACCGGCTTAAGATTGTTGATAATGATGATTCGTTCAAATTTTCAAGAATTGTTGACATAAACAACAACACTGCACTTTCCGGAATTTCTATAAAACCTAATCCGGCTAAAGATGCCTTCTCCATATTGGGAATTCAGGATTCTGAGGCTATAATTTCAATTACAGATTTAAAAGGCAAGGAATTCGAAGTTTCATCTAATAAAAATGGAGAGGAGATAATTTTTAACATTTCAGGTTTAAATGCCGGAATGTATTTGGTTAAAGTGGAGACTTTGACAAATTCGGTAATCTTCCGATTGTTAGTACAGCAATAATTTATTGTAATCTCTATAGCAGTAAGTAAATAAAACAGAGAAAAAAACTGGAAAATCATATTAAAAGACGGGTGAACTAAATAAAGACATTGATTATATTTAATGGAGTTTAAAGCCCGGTTTATGATACAATCTCCACAATTCCTGAAAAATCCATCCCTATATGCATTTTTACCTGTATTTTATATGGTATGGGCCGATGCTGTTCTAACACCTAGTGAAATCATGAGTATTAGAAAACTCATTGATGAACAGAAATGGTTATCAAAAGAAGAACAGGATTTTCTGATGAGTCACATCGATCCCAAAAATCCTCCTTCGCCTAATCAGCTTAAGCGATGGCAAAATGAAATTCAAAATACGGCCAAATACATCGATTCAGATTTAAAGATTACACTTGCTGAAATAGGCATTCAAATGGTAAAAGCGCATCAAAATGATGTTTCAGAAGATAAACTTGAACAGACAAAATTACATTTAATTGATCTTGAACAAGCTCTGGGAATTGTTTCAAATGAGTCGGCTTTTCATTTTCATACGGCCAAACATAAAACAGATGCCAATAAAGAAGAAGGTCGCAAAACCTTTGATGTTAAGAAAATGCAAGCCCTTCTTGATGGAAGCAATAAGGACATCAATGACAAGGTTAAAACCATTTTAAGCGATCAGGAATTCAATTATCTGGATACCGATAATCTCAAAGAATACAGAGAACAAGTATTAAAGTGGTGCCAACATCTGGCTGATCAGGGTTTTGGTTCTATGGCCTATCCAAAGGAATACGGAGGTGAGGGCGACATGGACAAATACTTCGCCATCATGGAAACGCTATCTTATCACGATTTGAGCACGGTAATAAAATTTGGCGTACAATTTGGATTGTGGGGAATGAGCGTTTATTTCCTTGGAACTAAAAAACATCACGACAAATACCTTGCAGCTATCGGGACTCTGGAAATACCCGGTTGTTTTGCTATGACTGAAACAGGCCATGGTTCAAATGTAAAAGGTATCGAAACGACGGCTACTTATAACCACAAGAAACAAGTCTTTAACATAAACACACCTCATATAGGAGCGGGCAAAGAATACATAGGTAATGCCGCGGTGCATGGTAGAA is part of the Hyphobacterium sp. CCMP332 genome and encodes:
- a CDS encoding T9SS type A sorting domain-containing protein; this translates as IGGGYNGGNPLSNNFGGKLAELIIYTSAPTAMEQERVHSYLALKYGLTKQSADNGGTTEDERDYFASDSTVIWDFSANVGYNNDITGIMLDSGSVLSQLESKNESADAYITIRNPSSINSIEALMWGNNDSAMNSTGVTDLPHSEGIVARLARVWKVQEHGDVGTVDIRVDLSAAPNSKTAADLRVLIDKNQNGIFGDETVGGGGIVGTATDLGSEVFEFTGIDLSDGDYFTIGSVDLNTPLPLELLSFTAHFDVNNNNAILNWKTASEENVEVFEIEKSRDALNFNKIADVSVSESSEPIKSYSFTDEHPYEGRSFYRLKIVDNDDSFKFSRIVDINNNTALSGISIKPNPAKDAFSILGIQDSEAIISITDLKGKEFEVSSNKNGEEIIFNISGLNAGMYLVKVETLTNSVIFRLLVQQ